A window from Actinomycetospora corticicola encodes these proteins:
- a CDS encoding thiolase family protein, with product MPEAFLVAGARTPQGRYGGALAQVRPDDLAGLVVGEAVARAGVPGEAVDEVILGAANQAGEDNRDVARMAVLLAGLPHTVPGYTVNRLCASGLTAVASAAQSIKSGEAEIVVAGGVESMTRAPWVTAKPGTPWAPPGEVADTSLGWRFTNPRFTKLDRQAPARHTETDGPITLSMGETAEEVAALDGITREESDRFAYTSHQRALAALRSGAFDDELVEVEVPQRKGDPIVVAHDEGPRENISMESLAGLRPVFREGGIVTAGSSSPLSDGAAALMVASEEAVTRHGLTPLARVVAGASAGVAPHVMGLGPVPATEKVTARAGWTIEDLEEVELNEAFAAQSLAVIRRLKLDGDIVNPLGGAIALGHPLGCSGARITLTLAHRLRRAGTRRGLATLCVGVGQGAALLLERV from the coding sequence ATGCCCGAGGCTTTCCTGGTCGCCGGGGCCCGCACACCGCAGGGCAGGTACGGCGGCGCTCTCGCCCAGGTACGGCCCGACGATCTCGCGGGACTCGTGGTCGGCGAGGCGGTCGCCCGCGCGGGCGTCCCCGGCGAGGCGGTCGACGAGGTGATCCTCGGAGCGGCCAACCAGGCCGGGGAGGACAACCGGGACGTCGCGCGGATGGCCGTGCTGCTGGCAGGGCTGCCGCACACCGTTCCCGGCTACACCGTCAACCGGCTGTGCGCCAGCGGGTTGACGGCCGTCGCCTCGGCCGCGCAGTCGATCAAGTCCGGCGAGGCCGAGATCGTGGTCGCCGGCGGCGTCGAATCCATGACTCGCGCGCCGTGGGTGACCGCCAAGCCCGGGACCCCGTGGGCGCCTCCGGGCGAGGTCGCCGACACCAGCCTCGGATGGCGCTTCACCAACCCCCGGTTCACGAAGCTCGACCGCCAGGCACCGGCCCGGCACACCGAGACCGACGGTCCCATCACACTGTCGATGGGCGAGACGGCCGAGGAGGTCGCCGCCCTCGACGGCATCACCCGCGAGGAGTCCGACCGCTTCGCGTACACCAGCCACCAGCGGGCGTTGGCGGCGCTCCGCTCCGGCGCGTTCGACGACGAACTGGTCGAGGTCGAGGTCCCCCAGCGGAAGGGCGACCCGATCGTGGTCGCCCACGACGAGGGGCCCCGGGAGAACATCTCGATGGAGTCGCTGGCCGGCCTGCGCCCGGTGTTCCGCGAGGGCGGCATCGTCACCGCCGGGTCGTCCTCGCCGCTCTCCGACGGCGCCGCGGCTCTCATGGTCGCCTCCGAGGAGGCCGTGACCCGCCACGGTCTGACCCCGCTGGCCCGCGTGGTCGCCGGGGCCAGCGCGGGGGTCGCCCCGCACGTGATGGGCCTCGGGCCGGTCCCGGCCACCGAGAAGGTGACCGCCCGGGCCGGCTGGACCATCGAGGACCTCGAGGAGGTCGAGCTGAACGAGGCGTTCGCGGCGCAGAGCCTGGCCGTGATCCGCCGTCTCAAGCTCGATGGCGACATCGTGAACCCTCTCGGTGGCGCCATCGCCCTGGGGCATCCGCTGGGTTGCTCGGGCGCCCGCATCACGCTCACGCTCGCCCACCGGCTGCGCCGGGCCGGCACGCGGCGCGGTCTCGCGACCCTCTGCGTGGGGGTCGGCCAGGGAGCGGCCCTGCTGCTCGAGCGCGTCTGA
- a CDS encoding enoyl-CoA hydratase-related protein produces MPAETGTDDDAVTVDRTTPAVAVVRLERPDSRNALTGEVKTALRDALTEVGADESIRAVVLTGTGKAFCAGQDLREHAAALRHDAATAFDTVTEHYNPIARALTEMPKPVVAAINGTCVGAGLGFALACDLRLAAEGTSFSTAFSAIGLGGDSGLSASLAHCVGASRATALLLLGDAFTADQARDWGILHRIVPRDALDHEAVTLAARLAAGPTRAYAEIKRAVALGATSSLPDVLAHEAEAQARLGLTDDHRNAVEAFLAKQQPAFTGR; encoded by the coding sequence GTGCCTGCTGAGACCGGCACCGACGACGACGCGGTCACCGTCGACCGCACCACCCCGGCCGTCGCCGTCGTCCGCCTCGAGCGACCCGACTCCCGCAACGCCCTCACCGGCGAGGTCAAGACCGCTCTCCGCGACGCCCTCACCGAGGTCGGCGCCGACGAGAGCATCCGGGCCGTCGTCCTCACCGGCACCGGGAAGGCCTTCTGCGCCGGGCAGGACCTCCGCGAACACGCGGCCGCCCTCCGACACGACGCCGCCACGGCCTTCGACACCGTCACCGAGCACTACAACCCCATCGCCCGCGCCCTGACCGAGATGCCGAAACCGGTGGTCGCGGCGATCAACGGGACCTGTGTCGGGGCCGGCCTCGGATTCGCCCTCGCCTGCGATCTGCGCCTCGCCGCCGAGGGCACCTCGTTCAGCACCGCCTTCTCCGCGATCGGGCTCGGCGGCGATTCCGGCCTCTCCGCGAGTCTCGCCCACTGCGTGGGGGCCTCCCGCGCGACCGCGCTGCTCCTCCTCGGCGACGCGTTCACCGCCGACCAGGCCCGGGACTGGGGAATCCTGCACCGGATCGTCCCCCGTGACGCCCTCGACCACGAAGCGGTCACGCTCGCCGCCCGACTTGCGGCCGGACCCACGCGCGCCTACGCCGAGATCAAGCGGGCCGTGGCTCTCGGAGCGACCTCGTCCCTGCCCGACGTCCTCGCGCACGAGGCCGAGGCCCAGGCCCGACTCGGACTCACCGACGATCACCGCAACGCCGTCGAGGCGTTCCTCGCCAAGCAGCAACCCGCCTTCACCGGTCGGTGA
- a CDS encoding GMC family oxidoreductase — MTNAQYSDESADYVVVGAGAAGAALSARLSENGRYQVVLLEAGGTARAQAVNVPAAFSQLFKTDRDWDYQTAPQTSLDNRSIYWPRGRMLGGSTSMNAMMWVRGFAQDYDRWAELAGSDWSFEALLPYFRRVEHVAGSADPDHGTSGAIQVQAQRDPRPLTGAFLAAVEETGHAVEAANTRTPAGFSQTMVTQARGARSSTAVAYLKPAQSRRNFTVHTGAHATRVLFEGTRAVGVEFEQNGRTRTCRARREVVLCGGTINTPQLLQLSGIGDPALLRSHGIDVVVDAPDVGRHLRDHLVGFLVAEVEGGSLLDVTKPRALVDYLLRRRGMLTSNVAEAYGFLRVGDGPGLPDVELIFAPAAYVDEGLTGIPSHAITLGAILLQPESSGVVEVTSSDPHAKPTIDPRYLSDPDGHDMQILTAGLEACADILAAPSLKAVTTGRFVRPFGGETMSPEDRIRAAITRHAHTLYHPVGTARMGDDPASVVDPQLRVRGVEGLRVADASVMPQIIRGHTNAPSIVIGEKAADLLAAG; from the coding sequence ATGACCAACGCTCAGTACTCGGACGAGTCCGCGGACTACGTCGTCGTTGGAGCGGGCGCGGCCGGCGCCGCTCTGTCGGCGCGGTTGAGCGAGAACGGCCGCTACCAGGTCGTCCTGCTCGAAGCCGGTGGCACCGCCCGCGCCCAGGCAGTGAACGTGCCCGCAGCGTTCTCCCAGCTGTTCAAGACCGACCGGGACTGGGACTACCAGACCGCTCCCCAGACGTCCTTGGACAACCGGTCGATCTACTGGCCGCGAGGGCGGATGCTCGGCGGGAGTACGTCGATGAACGCCATGATGTGGGTGCGCGGGTTCGCCCAGGACTACGACCGGTGGGCCGAGCTCGCGGGTTCGGACTGGTCGTTCGAGGCGCTCCTGCCCTACTTCCGGCGCGTGGAGCACGTCGCGGGGTCCGCCGACCCCGATCACGGCACCTCGGGCGCGATCCAGGTCCAGGCCCAGCGTGACCCCCGGCCGCTCACCGGCGCATTCCTGGCCGCGGTCGAGGAGACCGGGCACGCCGTCGAGGCCGCCAACACCCGCACCCCGGCCGGATTCAGCCAGACGATGGTCACCCAGGCGCGCGGCGCCCGCTCCAGCACGGCCGTGGCCTATCTCAAGCCCGCGCAGTCGCGCCGTAACTTCACCGTGCACACCGGCGCGCACGCCACCCGGGTGCTGTTCGAGGGCACCCGCGCCGTCGGCGTCGAGTTCGAGCAGAACGGGCGCACCCGCACCTGCCGCGCGCGCCGGGAGGTGGTGCTCTGCGGCGGGACGATCAACACCCCGCAGCTGCTGCAGCTCTCGGGCATCGGCGATCCGGCCCTGCTCCGGAGCCACGGGATCGACGTCGTCGTCGACGCCCCCGACGTGGGACGGCACCTGCGCGATCACCTCGTGGGCTTCCTCGTCGCCGAGGTCGAGGGCGGCAGCCTGCTCGACGTCACCAAGCCCCGGGCCCTGGTCGACTACCTCCTGCGCCGCCGCGGCATGCTCACCTCGAACGTCGCCGAGGCCTACGGCTTCCTGCGTGTCGGTGACGGCCCCGGGTTGCCCGACGTGGAACTGATCTTCGCTCCGGCCGCCTACGTCGACGAGGGCCTCACCGGCATCCCCTCGCACGCGATCACCCTCGGGGCGATCCTGCTGCAGCCGGAGAGTTCCGGTGTCGTCGAGGTGACCAGCAGCGACCCGCACGCGAAGCCGACGATCGACCCGCGCTACCTCTCCGACCCCGACGGTCACGACATGCAGATCCTGACCGCCGGCCTCGAGGCCTGCGCGGACATCCTGGCCGCGCCGAGCCTGAAGGCGGTGACCACGGGCCGGTTCGTGCGCCCCTTCGGCGGCGAGACGATGAGTCCCGAGGACCGCATCCGGGCGGCCATCACCCGCCACGCCCACACCCTCTACCACCCCGTCGGCACCGCTCGGATGGGCGACGACCCCGCCAGCGTCGTCGACCCGCAGCTGCGCGTGCGCGGTGTCGAGGGCCTACGGGTCGCCGACGCCTCGGTGATGCCGCAGATCATCCGCGGCCACACCAACGCCCCGTCCATCGTCATCGGCGAGAAGGCCGCCGATCTCCTCGCGGCCGGCTGA
- a CDS encoding FCD domain-containing protein, with protein sequence MTELGAQPRAVRSPKAPLVDRVTDLLRNAIINLELAPGERLAAEPIASRFDVSPTPVREAFARLAGEGFVVALPQRGVRVSEISPADVRDLYETRLLLEPVAIRRSVARSTTQWVDTIERAFDDMMEAGSADLSALSPSEYAAHEEAHVAFHRATMSQCDSVWLRRFTDTMLDNSRRVRRLTLAVRTDFAAIVTEHRAIADACVTGEGDLAADHHSHHLWRTIEAFDEWAATSSTGE encoded by the coding sequence GTGACCGAGCTCGGAGCGCAACCCCGTGCCGTGCGTTCCCCGAAGGCGCCCCTGGTCGATCGCGTGACCGACCTGCTGCGAAACGCCATCATCAATCTCGAGCTGGCTCCCGGTGAGCGGCTCGCCGCCGAGCCGATCGCCAGCCGCTTCGATGTCAGTCCGACGCCGGTCCGGGAAGCGTTCGCTCGTCTGGCCGGGGAGGGGTTCGTGGTCGCGCTACCGCAACGTGGTGTGCGCGTGAGCGAAATATCCCCCGCCGATGTCCGGGACCTCTACGAGACCAGACTCCTGCTCGAACCCGTCGCCATCAGGCGTTCCGTCGCACGATCGACGACCCAGTGGGTCGACACGATCGAGCGAGCGTTCGACGACATGATGGAGGCCGGATCGGCAGACCTGTCCGCGCTTTCTCCGTCCGAGTACGCAGCCCACGAAGAGGCGCACGTCGCGTTCCACCGAGCCACCATGAGCCAGTGTGATTCCGTGTGGCTCCGGCGGTTCACCGACACGATGCTGGACAACTCGCGCAGGGTCCGGCGGCTGACGCTTGCGGTTCGGACCGACTTCGCGGCCATCGTCACCGAACATCGCGCCATCGCCGACGCGTGCGTGACCGGAGAGGGTGATCTGGCGGCGGACCATCACTCGCATCACTTGTGGCGAACCATCGAGGCATTCGACGAATGGGCCGCGACCTCCTCGACCGGCGAATGA
- a CDS encoding MFS transporter yields the protein MATEPADTSHARRVAIASAIGTIIEFYEFSIYATAAALVFSRTFFPSLGGLQGTVVAFATFGVAFVVRPLGAVVFGHLGDRKGRKNTLVWSLLLMGVATIGIGLLPSAATIGVAAPVLLVALRIVQGLALGGEWAGASLMTTESSPAGKRAKYGIGPQLGPAIGFILSSVTFLVVTATLSPEQFVAWGWRVPFLASAVLIVIGFVIRVRLHESPVFASDATVIEKSTRLPMSELFSRQLRVLLLASGGSIALFALFYVVVAFLPTYGTQTLGFSQSAVLLVSIGGAIVGGVTVVISAVLSDRLGRKRVLLPANVLCLIAALLFFPVISAGHIAWYVTGVFVLQAAVGAAYGPLAAFLPELFATRYRYTGAGLAYNIATVLGASLTPIVAAVLISSYGAWAVTIYLVALCLVTLACLAASRETARTGLVTDSATQSDAAVPAP from the coding sequence ATGGCAACGGAGCCAGCCGACACGTCACACGCTCGTCGTGTCGCCATCGCCAGTGCGATCGGCACGATCATCGAGTTCTACGAGTTCTCGATCTACGCCACTGCTGCGGCACTGGTGTTCAGCCGGACGTTCTTCCCGTCGCTCGGTGGCTTGCAAGGCACGGTCGTCGCCTTCGCCACCTTCGGTGTCGCGTTCGTCGTCCGACCGCTGGGTGCGGTGGTCTTCGGACACCTCGGCGACCGGAAGGGCCGCAAGAACACCCTCGTGTGGTCTCTGCTGCTCATGGGTGTCGCCACGATCGGCATCGGTCTGTTGCCATCGGCAGCGACGATCGGCGTCGCCGCACCCGTCCTGCTCGTGGCCCTCCGAATCGTTCAGGGTCTGGCCCTGGGCGGCGAATGGGCCGGCGCCTCGTTGATGACGACCGAATCGTCACCGGCCGGCAAGCGGGCGAAGTACGGAATCGGCCCTCAACTCGGGCCGGCGATCGGGTTCATCCTCTCCAGCGTGACCTTCCTCGTCGTCACGGCAACACTGTCCCCCGAGCAGTTCGTCGCCTGGGGCTGGCGTGTTCCTTTCCTCGCCAGCGCGGTGCTCATCGTGATCGGTTTCGTCATCCGGGTGAGGCTTCACGAGTCACCGGTGTTCGCTTCCGACGCGACGGTCATCGAGAAGTCGACACGACTTCCCATGAGCGAGCTCTTCTCACGGCAACTGCGGGTGTTGCTCCTTGCCTCCGGAGGCTCGATCGCGCTCTTCGCCTTGTTCTACGTCGTCGTGGCGTTCCTGCCCACCTACGGGACACAGACGCTCGGCTTCTCCCAGTCCGCCGTGCTCCTCGTCAGCATCGGTGGAGCCATCGTCGGCGGGGTCACGGTGGTCATCTCGGCGGTGCTCTCCGACAGGCTGGGGCGCAAGCGGGTCCTGCTGCCGGCGAACGTCCTGTGCCTGATCGCGGCGCTGCTCTTCTTCCCCGTCATCTCGGCCGGACACATCGCCTGGTACGTGACGGGCGTGTTCGTCCTGCAGGCGGCAGTAGGGGCAGCGTACGGCCCCCTGGCGGCCTTCCTCCCCGAACTGTTCGCCACCCGGTACCGCTACACCGGTGCGGGTCTCGCGTACAACATCGCCACGGTCCTCGGAGCGTCGCTCACGCCCATCGTCGCCGCCGTTCTCATCAGCAGCTACGGCGCATGGGCGGTCACCATCTACCTGGTCGCCCTGTGCCTGGTCACCCTCGCGTGCCTGGCCGCGAGCCGCGAGACAGCGCGGACAGGCCTGGTCACCGATTCCGCCACGCAGTCGGACGCCGCAGTCCCCGCACCCTGA
- a CDS encoding ATP-binding protein, translated as MWRRSPSDCGPSARAGPRNVVAEFCHVRGLRGRNRRSEEHQITNTSVVATSFHPCGCIPSISEPGACPGGFAFHGPARPNAVRAVRLQLREWVAAADLDEDTADAVVQLTDEAVTNAVEHATTDGDTCVVDVLANRPPCGSGVAVVVHDDGTWKPPGDPGYRGRGVRLIGLMSDRSTITTSASGTTVRMCWTDPRLN; from the coding sequence ATGTGGCGACGCTCGCCATCTGATTGCGGCCCATCGGCGCGTGCCGGGCCGCGGAATGTGGTAGCCGAGTTCTGCCACGTCCGCGGACTCCGCGGAAGGAATCGGCGTTCTGAGGAGCACCAGATCACCAACACATCCGTCGTCGCGACCAGCTTCCACCCCTGTGGCTGCATCCCGTCGATCTCCGAGCCCGGGGCCTGCCCCGGCGGCTTCGCCTTCCACGGGCCGGCTCGCCCCAATGCGGTGCGCGCCGTCCGACTCCAGCTGCGCGAGTGGGTCGCCGCCGCAGACCTCGACGAGGACACCGCCGACGCGGTCGTCCAACTCACCGACGAAGCCGTCACCAACGCCGTCGAACACGCCACGACCGACGGCGACACCTGCGTCGTCGACGTGCTGGCAAACCGGCCGCCATGCGGAAGCGGTGTCGCGGTCGTCGTGCACGACGATGGTACGTGGAAGCCGCCGGGCGACCCCGGCTACCGAGGTCGCGGCGTCCGACTGATCGGACTCATGTCCGACCGTTCGACGATTACGACCTCCGCATCCGGGACCACCGTGCGCATGTGCTGGACGGACCCTCGGCTGAACTGA
- a CDS encoding aldehyde dehydrogenase family protein has product MTTTAPSVAPPKAAPTESAADVVARLRATFATGRTRDLQWRRRQLRGVERLVSEQEPAIAEAMAADLGRTPHDTWLGDLAATKSEAAYARKHLRRWTRKRRVALPAAQLPGSAHYRFEPLGTVLVIGPWNYPIYLTLGPVVGALAAGNAVVVKPSEHAPAVSALLARLIPRYLDADAVAVVEGEADTTQALLAEGLDLAFFTGGPEIGKKVMAAAAEHLTPVVLELGGKCPAIVTADADLDATARRLVWTKTLNHGQTCIAPDYVLVEESVRERLLGKLMASYREFREGDTSGVRIVNDRQFDRLVGLLDSHGGRLVFGGGHDRDALAIEPTVLVDPDLDSPLMTTEIFGPILPVITVASLDDAISHVNAGSKPLAAYVFSGSRQSAERVTAEVPSGATVINHAMMHCLVPQLPFGGVGTSGMGAYHGQFGFEAFSHRKAVLSRPTTPDPDLLYPPYSERAQKILRKVL; this is encoded by the coding sequence ATGACGACCACCGCACCCAGCGTGGCGCCCCCGAAGGCCGCCCCCACGGAGTCCGCCGCGGACGTCGTCGCCCGCCTGCGCGCGACCTTCGCCACGGGCCGTACCCGCGACCTGCAGTGGCGGCGTCGCCAGCTCCGCGGCGTCGAGCGCCTCGTCTCCGAGCAGGAGCCCGCCATCGCCGAGGCCATGGCCGCCGACCTGGGCCGCACGCCGCACGACACCTGGCTCGGGGACCTCGCCGCCACGAAGTCCGAGGCCGCGTACGCGCGCAAGCACCTGCGCCGGTGGACCCGCAAGCGCCGGGTCGCCCTCCCCGCCGCGCAGCTGCCGGGCAGCGCGCACTACCGCTTCGAGCCGCTGGGCACCGTGCTCGTCATCGGACCCTGGAACTACCCGATCTACCTCACCCTCGGCCCCGTCGTCGGCGCCCTCGCGGCAGGCAACGCCGTCGTCGTCAAGCCGTCCGAGCACGCCCCGGCCGTCTCCGCGCTGCTCGCCCGGCTGATCCCGCGTTACCTCGACGCGGACGCCGTCGCGGTCGTCGAGGGCGAGGCGGACACCACGCAGGCGCTGCTCGCCGAGGGGCTCGACCTCGCGTTCTTCACCGGTGGTCCGGAGATCGGCAAGAAGGTGATGGCGGCCGCGGCCGAGCACCTCACCCCGGTCGTGCTCGAGCTCGGCGGCAAGTGCCCGGCCATCGTCACCGCCGACGCCGACCTCGACGCCACCGCCCGGCGCCTGGTCTGGACGAAGACGCTCAACCACGGCCAGACCTGCATCGCGCCGGACTACGTGCTCGTGGAGGAGTCCGTCCGCGAGCGGCTGCTCGGGAAGCTCATGGCGTCCTATCGCGAGTTCCGCGAAGGCGACACGTCCGGCGTGCGCATCGTGAACGACCGCCAGTTCGACCGCCTGGTCGGACTGCTCGACTCCCACGGCGGACGCCTGGTGTTCGGCGGCGGGCACGACCGCGACGCACTCGCGATCGAGCCGACGGTCCTCGTCGACCCCGACCTCGACTCGCCCCTCATGACCACGGAGATCTTCGGGCCGATCCTGCCCGTCATCACGGTCGCCTCGCTCGACGACGCCATCAGCCACGTCAACGCCGGATCGAAGCCGCTGGCCGCCTACGTGTTCTCCGGCTCGCGCCAGAGCGCGGAACGGGTGACCGCCGAGGTCCCGTCCGGAGCCACGGTGATCAACCACGCGATGATGCACTGCCTGGTCCCGCAGCTCCCCTTCGGCGGGGTCGGCACCAGCGGCATGGGCGCGTACCACGGCCAGTTCGGCTTCGAGGCGTTCAGCCACCGCAAGGCGGTGCTCTCGCGCCCGACCACGCCCGACCCCGACCTGCTCTACCCGCCCTACTCCGAGCGGGCGCAGAAGATCCTCCGCAAGGTGCTCTGA
- a CDS encoding fumarylacetoacetate hydrolase family protein produces MKVVRHRTSAGPTLAVQLDDETIADLPPGVELAELLATDGLLHDAGEKARRTGERRALARAQLMAPLDPPTFRDFSTFPEHTAGSVKLLDPTAGLPPEFYEIPTFYFSNPYAIAGPHDDVPVPPGCELFDYELEVGAVVGRAGQDLTVEEAGDHIAGYVVLNDFSARDVQFHEMRMRLGPAKGKDTATTLGSVFVTADELEPHRSGASFDLEMEVRVNGELLGSDRLHNMAWSFPALAAYASRGTVIRPGDLLGSGTCQGGCLAELWGRHGWGHHPPLQPGDVVTTTVDGLGGTRNRIVAGSPSHPIHPWTSMATSLAE; encoded by the coding sequence ATGAAGGTCGTCCGGCACCGCACCTCGGCCGGGCCTACGTTGGCCGTCCAGCTCGACGACGAGACCATCGCGGACCTGCCCCCCGGGGTGGAGCTGGCCGAGCTGCTGGCCACCGACGGCCTGCTGCACGACGCCGGGGAGAAGGCCCGTCGCACCGGAGAGCGCCGGGCGCTGGCCCGCGCGCAGCTCATGGCCCCTCTGGACCCACCGACCTTCCGGGACTTCTCCACCTTTCCCGAGCACACCGCGGGCAGCGTGAAGCTGCTCGACCCCACCGCCGGGCTCCCGCCGGAGTTCTACGAGATCCCGACCTTCTACTTCTCCAACCCCTATGCGATCGCCGGGCCGCACGACGACGTCCCGGTCCCTCCGGGGTGCGAGTTGTTCGACTACGAGCTCGAGGTCGGCGCCGTGGTGGGGCGTGCCGGGCAGGACCTCACCGTCGAGGAGGCCGGGGACCACATCGCCGGCTACGTGGTCCTCAACGACTTCTCCGCGCGCGACGTCCAGTTCCACGAGATGCGGATGCGCCTGGGCCCGGCCAAGGGCAAGGACACCGCGACCACCCTGGGCTCGGTGTTCGTCACCGCTGACGAGCTGGAGCCCCACCGATCGGGGGCCTCCTTCGACCTGGAGATGGAGGTCCGGGTCAACGGCGAACTCCTGGGCAGCGACCGCCTGCACAACATGGCCTGGTCCTTCCCGGCCCTGGCCGCCTACGCCTCTCGCGGCACCGTCATCCGGCCTGGCGACCTCCTGGGCTCGGGCACCTGCCAGGGCGGGTGCCTCGCCGAGCTCTGGGGCCGACACGGCTGGGGGCATCACCCGCCTCTGCAGCCGGGCGACGTCGTCACCACCACCGTCGACGGCCTCGGTGGGACCCGCAACCGCATCGTCGCCGGGTCCCCGAGCCATCCCATCCACCCCTGGACGTCGATGGCGACGTCCCTTGCGGAATGA
- a CDS encoding tautomerase family protein, whose protein sequence is METTTERAQAIGRCVYDAMRETIGIPEGDNFQVFNHCRPGELVYDPSWPGIERTDGYMIIEIMFGAGRETAVKQALFARITELLEERCQVRPEDVMIALQGLGLDDMSLGQGRAQFVENPPARLQSPATAEAR, encoded by the coding sequence ATGGAGACCACCACCGAACGGGCCCAGGCGATCGGTCGATGTGTCTATGACGCGATGCGCGAGACCATCGGCATCCCCGAGGGGGACAACTTCCAGGTCTTCAACCACTGTCGCCCCGGCGAACTCGTCTACGACCCCAGCTGGCCCGGGATCGAACGCACGGACGGATACATGATCATCGAGATCATGTTCGGGGCCGGCCGCGAGACGGCAGTCAAGCAGGCGCTGTTCGCCCGCATCACCGAACTGCTCGAGGAGCGATGCCAGGTCCGACCCGAAGACGTGATGATCGCCCTGCAGGGACTCGGGCTCGACGACATGTCGCTCGGTCAGGGGCGAGCCCAGTTCGTGGAGAACCCTCCCGCCCGGTTGCAGTCGCCGGCCACCGCCGAAGCTCGCTAG
- a CDS encoding cytochrome P450, whose amino-acid sequence MSSPTVPPGHREVAQLDLESVDLTDLGYFEDGPPHELFARMRTEAPVRWNPSADGVGFWSLTRAEDIIAVSRDPETFSSETGGVWARPDTIAPLEFTRNLLMFKDAPEHTKYRKIIQRAFLPRTVTRLEDEIRDIVRGRLATLAGKTESDLVAEIAVPVPLTVISRLLGSPDDDIDRLMQWTEQLGSGVTHNEDRTQVLGEMGQYFAELVARQRGGDRETLADALFNAEVDGKTLNEIEIALFFGILVFAGNDTTRSTFAGGMQALIENPDQLDLLRREPQRIPNAIEEILRWASPLNFFARTATRDTTIGGVDIAAGERIIMWYTAGNRDSAMIPNAEVFDITRDKPTHIAFGGGGPHFCLGAHLARRELTVLLEEVPPRLHDLAINGPVTHLRSHWANSLTSLPVSHRPVSG is encoded by the coding sequence ATGAGCTCTCCGACCGTGCCGCCCGGCCACCGCGAGGTCGCCCAGCTCGACCTCGAGTCCGTCGACCTGACCGACCTCGGCTACTTCGAGGACGGGCCCCCGCACGAGCTGTTCGCGCGGATGCGCACCGAGGCGCCGGTGCGCTGGAACCCCTCCGCGGACGGGGTCGGGTTCTGGTCGCTGACGCGCGCCGAGGACATCATCGCGGTCAGCCGGGACCCCGAGACGTTCTCCAGCGAGACCGGCGGGGTCTGGGCGCGCCCGGACACGATCGCCCCCCTGGAGTTCACCCGCAACCTGCTGATGTTCAAGGACGCCCCGGAGCACACCAAGTACCGCAAGATCATCCAGCGCGCCTTCCTGCCCCGGACCGTCACCCGCCTCGAGGACGAGATCCGCGACATCGTCCGCGGCCGCCTGGCCACGCTCGCCGGGAAGACCGAGTCCGACCTCGTCGCCGAGATCGCCGTTCCCGTCCCGCTCACGGTCATCAGCCGCCTGCTCGGCTCTCCCGACGACGACATCGACCGTCTGATGCAGTGGACCGAACAGCTCGGGAGCGGGGTGACCCACAACGAGGACCGGACCCAGGTCCTCGGCGAGATGGGGCAGTACTTCGCGGAACTGGTCGCCCGCCAGCGTGGCGGCGATCGGGAGACCCTCGCCGACGCCCTGTTCAACGCCGAGGTCGACGGCAAGACCCTCAACGAGATCGAGATCGCGCTGTTCTTCGGCATCCTCGTCTTCGCGGGCAACGACACCACCCGCAGCACCTTCGCCGGCGGCATGCAGGCCCTCATCGAGAACCCCGACCAGCTCGACCTGCTGCGCCGTGAACCCCAGCGCATCCCCAACGCGATCGAGGAGATCCTGCGTTGGGCCAGCCCGTTGAACTTCTTCGCCCGGACCGCCACCCGCGATACGACGATCGGCGGCGTCGACATCGCCGCCGGTGAGCGGATCATCATGTGGTATACGGCCGGCAACCGCGACTCCGCGATGATCCCGAACGCCGAGGTCTTCGACATCACCCGCGACAAGCCCACCCACATCGCCTTCGGTGGCGGCGGGCCGCACTTCTGCCTCGGCGCGCACCTCGCGCGACGTGAGCTCACCGTGCTGCTCGAGGAGGTACCGCCCCGGCTGCACGACCTCGCGATCAACGGACCGGTCACCCACCTGCGCTCACACTGGGCCAACTCACTCACCTCGCTGCCGGTGAGCCATCGGCCCGTGAGCGGCTGA
- a CDS encoding tautomerase family protein yields the protein MPNYQFTVTAGSTSALRKKEIAEAITKAHCAVTGAPDYYVNCTFVEVPEDALWQAGNLLPGARMVGLIRERPEALKKELLLALGHAWAEATGEPFEAAAMGLVAVPGYQTLENGALLGEAEDD from the coding sequence ATGCCGAACTACCAGTTCACCGTCACGGCCGGGTCCACGAGTGCCCTCCGGAAGAAGGAGATCGCCGAGGCCATCACCAAGGCGCACTGCGCCGTCACCGGCGCACCGGACTACTACGTCAACTGCACCTTCGTCGAGGTGCCCGAGGACGCCCTCTGGCAGGCCGGCAACCTCCTGCCCGGTGCGCGGATGGTCGGCCTCATCCGGGAGCGGCCCGAGGCACTGAAGAAGGAGCTGCTGCTCGCCCTGGGCCACGCGTGGGCGGAGGCCACGGGCGAACCGTTCGAGGCGGCGGCGATGGGACTCGTCGCGGTCCCCGGCTACCAGACCCTCGAGAACGGCGCCCTGCTCGGCGAGGCCGAGGACGACTGA